A window of Ruania suaedae contains these coding sequences:
- the orn gene encoding oligoribonuclease → MSSTPKTPGRGDPIVWIDCEMTGLDLHHDALIEIAVLVTDSELHTLDAGLDLVIAPPPGAVEQMGEVVRTMHTTSGLLDELDHGIALADAQAQVLDYVKQFVPEPRKAPLAGNSVGTDKSFLDRDMPDLTAHLHYRIIDVSSIKELARRWYPRAYFNSPKKEGGHRALADIAESIDELRYYRSVLFPDDSRLPDSKSAQRAAALIASSPTLPAASE, encoded by the coding sequence GTGAGTTCTACGCCCAAGACCCCTGGCCGCGGCGATCCCATCGTCTGGATCGACTGCGAGATGACCGGCCTCGACCTGCACCACGATGCGCTGATCGAGATCGCCGTGCTCGTGACCGACTCCGAGCTGCACACCCTCGATGCCGGGCTGGACCTGGTGATCGCTCCCCCGCCGGGCGCCGTCGAGCAGATGGGCGAGGTCGTGCGCACGATGCACACCACCTCCGGCCTGCTGGACGAGCTCGACCACGGCATCGCACTCGCCGACGCCCAGGCCCAGGTGCTCGACTACGTCAAACAGTTCGTCCCCGAACCCCGCAAGGCTCCGCTCGCCGGGAACTCGGTGGGTACCGACAAGTCCTTCCTCGACCGGGACATGCCCGACCTGACCGCCCACCTGCACTACCGCATCATCGACGTCTCCTCCATCAAGGAGCTCGCGCGGCGCTGGTACCCGCGCGCCTACTTCAACTCCCCGAAGAAGGAGGGCGGCCACCGCGCCCTGGCCGACATCGCCGAGAGCATCGACGAACTGCGGTACTACCGCAGCGTGCTCTTCCCCGACGACTCACGGCTGCCGGACTCCAAGAGCGCCCAGCGTGCGGCGGCGCTGATCGCCTCCTCCCCCACGCTCCCGGCAGCGTCGGAGTAG